Proteins co-encoded in one Streptomyces diastaticus subsp. diastaticus genomic window:
- a CDS encoding pyridoxamine 5'-phosphate oxidase family protein: MQTSSWAEFEAAEAEFAEAVRKRFAQYKHHVLATLRADGSPRVTGLEVDIRSGELWLGMMPNSRKALDLRRDPRFAVHANPGPDAGMTSGDVRVSGRAVEVTDAEALARYADNVHPPQSFHLFRAELAEIVHTGVDNDELVMRVWRPGASLRTIRRGNGAEPPLEGTQRLGPNASVTATR, encoded by the coding sequence ATGCAGACATCCAGTTGGGCGGAGTTTGAGGCGGCCGAAGCGGAGTTCGCCGAGGCCGTGCGGAAGCGGTTCGCGCAGTACAAACACCACGTCCTCGCGACTTTGCGCGCGGACGGCAGCCCCCGGGTCACCGGCCTTGAGGTGGACATCCGCTCCGGCGAGCTGTGGCTCGGCATGATGCCGAACTCCCGCAAGGCCCTTGACCTGCGCCGCGACCCGCGCTTCGCCGTCCATGCCAACCCGGGTCCGGACGCCGGGATGACGAGCGGGGACGTACGGGTCAGCGGTCGGGCGGTCGAGGTCACCGACGCCGAGGCGCTGGCGCGGTACGCGGACAACGTTCACCCGCCGCAGTCGTTTCACCTCTTCCGTGCCGAGCTGGCGGAGATCGTGCACACGGGAGTCGACAACGATGAGCTGGTCATGCGGGTGTGGCGTCCCGGCGCATCCCTGCGTACCATCCGTCGAGGCAACGGCGCTGAGCCGCCGCTCGAGGGCACCCAACGGCTTGGACCGAATGCGTCGGTCACAGCCACTCGTTGA
- a CDS encoding IS5 family transposase — translation MLVYSSGIDVSSSTLRFLARQLRAHHRAIGSRWRRLGAGRQALLALAHLRVGHTYAQLAAGFGVGTTTAYRYVTEAVDLLADLAPTLADAVRTASTKAFVLLDGTLLPIDRIAADRPFYSGKHKKHGMNVQVLADPFGRLLWASAALPGAVHDIRAAREHGIVDALAQADVTCWADKGYRGAGGTVRTPYWGRWNSLSTGQQAVNRSHAKIRALVEHAMATLKSWRLLRKLRCSTTRITALIQAVLTLHLASSGR, via the coding sequence ATGCTTGTCTACTCGTCCGGCATCGACGTGTCCAGTTCCACCCTGCGCTTCCTCGCACGGCAACTGCGGGCGCACCATCGTGCGATCGGCTCCCGGTGGCGGCGGCTGGGCGCGGGCCGGCAGGCCCTTCTCGCGCTCGCTCACCTGCGGGTGGGACACACCTACGCCCAGCTGGCCGCCGGCTTCGGCGTCGGGACCACGACCGCCTACCGCTACGTCACCGAGGCCGTGGACCTCCTGGCCGACCTCGCGCCCACCCTGGCCGACGCCGTCCGCACCGCTTCGACGAAGGCGTTCGTCCTGCTCGACGGCACACTTCTGCCGATCGACCGCATCGCGGCCGACCGCCCCTTCTACTCGGGCAAACACAAGAAGCACGGGATGAACGTGCAGGTCCTCGCCGATCCCTTCGGCCGACTGCTGTGGGCCTCAGCGGCCCTGCCAGGGGCCGTCCACGACATCCGCGCGGCCCGCGAACACGGCATCGTCGACGCCCTCGCCCAAGCCGACGTCACCTGCTGGGCGGACAAGGGCTACCGCGGCGCCGGCGGCACCGTCCGCACCCCGTACTGGGGGCGCTGGAACAGCCTTTCCACCGGCCAGCAGGCGGTCAACCGGTCCCACGCGAAGATCCGTGCCCTCGTCGAGCACGCCATGGCCACCCTCAAGTCCTGGCGGCTCCTGCGGAAGCTCCGATGCTCCACCACCCGGATCACCGCCCTCATCCAAGCCGTCCTGACCCTGCATCTGGCCAGCTCAGGCCGATGA
- a CDS encoding class I SAM-dependent methyltransferase, giving the protein MAPHLDIYPNSGAGRGSFIHCLAKASALRGGRPLLLTPSKALDVGCGEGGDVIWLDEQGWSVTAVDFAQAGLERAARSATAAGVSQRITWVRADARQSLGSSDDFDLVTTHYLHPPEGQITEVVERLAAKVRPGGVLLVVGHAPLAETAHLSRELRAAMWGGPRKWPAHCHLTSRSLPPRTAVERVNVRAPRYRSTTPR; this is encoded by the coding sequence ATGGCACCGCATCTTGACATCTATCCGAACTCTGGCGCCGGCCGGGGTAGCTTCATCCACTGCCTGGCGAAGGCTTCAGCTCTGCGAGGCGGTCGGCCTCTACTCCTGACGCCCAGCAAGGCTCTCGACGTCGGGTGCGGTGAGGGCGGGGATGTCATCTGGCTGGACGAGCAGGGGTGGAGCGTCACGGCCGTCGACTTCGCTCAGGCGGGCCTGGAGCGGGCAGCACGCAGCGCTACCGCTGCTGGTGTCAGTCAACGCATCACCTGGGTCCGCGCCGACGCACGTCAATCCCTCGGCTCATCCGACGACTTCGATCTCGTCACTACCCACTACCTGCACCCACCCGAGGGCCAGATCACCGAGGTGGTCGAGCGTCTTGCCGCGAAGGTCAGGCCCGGCGGAGTCCTCCTCGTCGTGGGCCATGCGCCTTTAGCTGAGACAGCGCATCTCAGCCGCGAGCTTCGTGCGGCCATGTGGGGGGGGCCGAGGAAGTGGCCGGCGCACTGCCACCTAACTTCGAGGTCCTTGCCGCCGAGAACCGCCGTCGAACGAGTCAACGTGAGGGCACCTCGGTACAGGTCGACGACGCCACGCTGA
- a CDS encoding sigma-70 family RNA polymerase sigma factor has translation MPPALIRRTPDEVVTAWALAAARGDGEAVERLIRALQNDVRRYVAHLADDYQAADDLTQETFLRAVTALHRFEGRGSARAWVLAIARRTVIDSLRRTAVRPRLADTDNWETAAERAQPMDLPGFDEGVALRELVAALPRERREAFVMTQVLDLSYAEVAEMADCPVGTVRSRVSRARANLARLLEEEAPVPMAV, from the coding sequence ATGCCCCCTGCCCTGATTCGCAGAACGCCTGACGAGGTTGTCACCGCCTGGGCCCTTGCCGCGGCGCGCGGCGACGGCGAGGCCGTGGAGCGATTGATCCGCGCGCTCCAGAACGACGTACGCCGGTATGTAGCTCACCTGGCCGACGACTACCAGGCCGCTGACGATCTGACCCAGGAGACGTTTCTCCGCGCGGTCACCGCTCTGCACCGGTTCGAGGGACGAGGCTCGGCCCGTGCCTGGGTCCTTGCCATCGCACGCCGCACCGTGATCGACAGTCTCCGCCGCACAGCCGTCCGGCCGAGGCTGGCGGACACCGACAACTGGGAAACGGCGGCGGAACGCGCTCAGCCGATGGACCTGCCCGGCTTCGACGAAGGGGTCGCCCTGCGCGAGCTGGTCGCAGCCCTTCCCCGGGAGCGCCGCGAGGCGTTCGTCATGACGCAGGTGCTCGACCTGTCCTACGCAGAGGTCGCCGAGATGGCTGACTGCCCTGTCGGCACCGTGCGCTCCCGGGTCTCCCGCGCCCGCGCCAACCTGGCGAGGCTGCTGGAAGAAGAGGCACCGGTACCCATGGCGGTCTGA
- a CDS encoding class I SAM-dependent methyltransferase — MTRTGGFQDDDFWTEFHDFLFSGQRYAQAEELLDNSPLLRFPEGVRVLDMCCGPGVFAEPLARRGYDVTGVDLSPAMIDRARARAAETGAEVTYHREDARTYTPEKGFDVALNLFTSFGYFEDPADNAQVLRTLRESLVPGGTLVLDLAGKELLARKVTPPKVVRSGEDLMVQTDTVLDDWARLRSDWVLVRGDQVTRAALVWFVYSAVELREMAAEAGFTSIEIFGGFDGRPYDEKAERLILRARRTA; from the coding sequence ATGACACGAACCGGCGGGTTCCAGGACGATGACTTCTGGACGGAGTTCCACGACTTCCTCTTCTCCGGGCAACGCTACGCACAGGCCGAGGAACTGCTCGACAACTCCCCGTTGCTGCGGTTCCCGGAAGGCGTGCGAGTGCTCGACATGTGCTGCGGCCCCGGCGTCTTCGCCGAACCGCTGGCCCGGCGGGGCTACGACGTGACCGGAGTCGACCTGAGCCCGGCCATGATCGACCGGGCGCGCGCACGAGCCGCGGAGACCGGCGCCGAGGTGACCTACCACCGGGAGGACGCGCGGACATACACGCCGGAGAAGGGCTTCGACGTCGCTCTCAACCTCTTCACCTCCTTCGGGTACTTCGAGGACCCGGCCGACAACGCGCAGGTACTGCGCACCCTTCGGGAGAGCCTCGTGCCCGGCGGCACGCTCGTACTGGACCTCGCCGGGAAGGAACTGCTGGCCCGGAAGGTCACGCCGCCCAAGGTCGTCCGCAGCGGCGAGGACCTCATGGTGCAGACGGACACGGTGCTGGACGACTGGGCCCGGCTGCGAAGCGACTGGGTGCTCGTCCGCGGCGACCAGGTCACGCGGGCGGCCTTGGTGTGGTTCGTCTACAGTGCCGTGGAACTCCGCGAGATGGCGGCGGAGGCGGGCTTCACCTCTATAGAGATCTTCGGCGGGTTCGACGGCCGACCCTATGACGAGAAGGCCGAGCGTCTCATTCTCCGGGCGCGTCGGACGGCCTGA
- a CDS encoding MFS transporter has translation MPDEQTHRPPGLRQTLATLSGPLRFLLFSSFLIPLGSFMVLPFMSVFLHERLDMGLGTVGVILAVASLVQFSGGVVGGAMAERVGLRRTMVWALVIRTAGFIGLLLALRWPPLAMGALLLTCCGAALYLPANKAYLVNGVDEERRPAFLSAGNAALNAGMAVGPLIAGPFVLSSPGWLFLSVTGLFVMVTVGHARLPTEAAGETGPTVHGTGGLLTGIAGLPFAANALAFYLYFHFQHYLAVYAVERTSSQFYSLVLLLCFVLVIVVQPPASGLIRRMPYPLALAVGFAGLAAGLATLAIGTTWALLAGGALITLGDIVLFLKNDLEALRRSPRSDAVVFGQQRLAAGLGACASGVLGGQLYGLGQGLGDTGWFWLLAAGQCLLLPPLLLLRRPRVRRRPPYDMSKGAMTTDDTNRRVPGR, from the coding sequence GTGCCTGACGAACAGACGCACCGGCCACCAGGCCTGCGACAGACACTCGCCACGCTGAGCGGACCACTGCGCTTCCTCCTCTTCAGCTCCTTCCTCATCCCTCTCGGAAGTTTCATGGTGCTTCCGTTCATGTCCGTCTTCCTGCACGAGCGACTGGACATGGGACTGGGGACGGTCGGGGTGATCCTCGCGGTCGCCTCCCTGGTGCAGTTCTCGGGAGGGGTGGTCGGCGGAGCGATGGCCGAACGCGTCGGGCTGCGCCGCACGATGGTCTGGGCACTGGTGATCCGCACAGCCGGCTTCATCGGTCTGCTCCTCGCCCTGCGGTGGCCGCCCCTCGCGATGGGCGCCCTCCTTCTCACCTGCTGCGGTGCGGCGCTCTACCTTCCGGCCAACAAGGCCTACCTCGTGAACGGGGTGGACGAGGAACGCCGCCCGGCTTTCCTGTCGGCGGGCAACGCCGCGCTCAACGCCGGCATGGCCGTCGGCCCGCTGATCGCCGGTCCTTTCGTCCTCTCCTCCCCCGGCTGGCTCTTCCTCTCCGTCACCGGGCTGTTCGTCATGGTCACGGTCGGCCATGCTCGTCTGCCCACCGAGGCGGCCGGGGAGACCGGCCCCACCGTCCACGGAACAGGCGGACTTCTCACGGGGATCGCAGGCCTGCCCTTCGCCGCCAACGCCCTTGCCTTCTACCTCTACTTCCACTTCCAGCACTACCTGGCCGTGTACGCGGTGGAACGCACCTCCAGCCAGTTCTACAGTCTGGTCCTGCTGCTCTGCTTCGTCCTCGTCATCGTGGTGCAGCCGCCGGCCTCCGGCCTGATCCGACGCATGCCCTACCCCCTCGCTCTGGCGGTCGGCTTCGCCGGGCTCGCCGCCGGGCTTGCGACGCTCGCCATCGGCACCACCTGGGCGCTGCTGGCAGGCGGCGCTCTCATCACGCTCGGCGACATCGTGCTGTTCCTCAAGAACGACCTGGAGGCCCTGCGCCGCAGCCCTCGCTCCGACGCCGTGGTCTTCGGCCAGCAACGACTGGCCGCCGGCCTCGGTGCGTGCGCGAGCGGTGTTCTCGGCGGACAGCTCTACGGCCTGGGGCAAGGCCTCGGTGACACCGGATGGTTCTGGCTCCTCGCCGCGGGGCAATGTCTCCTCCTTCCTCCCCTTCTCCTCCTCCGCCGTCCCCGCGTGCGGCGGCGCCCTCCGTACGACATGAGCAAAGGAGCAATGACGACCGATGACACGAACCGGCGGGTTCCAGGACGATGA
- a CDS encoding ATP-grasp domain-containing protein, translating into MSIVCLELLTFGLGRLVSAADLLDERLVLVTRDPSYYAYELDRLPPGALDVVEADTFDVDRVAEVMRAVPDLRGLVSSTATWMLVGSELAARFRLPGLDPSVLRLTRDKPSVRNRLQKAGLSRGRALEGFLGAPDAAQLVLKEVGLLAVLKDTAGTGSQNVWLVRDEAELTTALHEATGRSLMGQLFAEPFFTGPVYSAETLTWEGHTRLLGVSSRVMSAEPYFREEITSFPVRFPSRRQEELERWIVQVLRAVGYTDRFSHTEFALTSDGPEVIEINPRIGGALVGEGMCTALGTNVYEAVLETALGRRPGLIDAELPGGPAVAFVLGYPAAPGILTGVAGLDRLPTLPGRPAWYPTKRMGTLIEHLDDSRGYAGIVYAEGETAELATHHAVAAANGVRVVTEAAPGAVRGAPEVSGA; encoded by the coding sequence ATGAGCATCGTCTGCCTGGAACTGCTCACCTTCGGCCTCGGACGCCTGGTCAGCGCGGCCGATCTGCTGGACGAGCGTCTCGTCCTGGTGACGCGGGACCCCTCCTACTACGCCTACGAACTCGACCGACTCCCTCCGGGGGCGCTCGACGTGGTCGAGGCCGACACCTTCGACGTGGACCGGGTGGCCGAGGTCATGAGGGCCGTGCCGGATCTGAGAGGTCTGGTCAGCTCCACGGCCACCTGGATGCTGGTCGGCTCGGAACTCGCCGCACGTTTCCGCCTGCCCGGACTCGACCCCTCGGTACTTCGCCTCACCCGGGACAAGCCCTCCGTCCGCAACCGCCTCCAGAAAGCCGGGCTGTCCCGAGGCCGGGCTCTGGAGGGCTTCCTGGGAGCACCGGACGCCGCCCAGCTCGTCCTCAAGGAGGTCGGCCTGCTGGCGGTCCTCAAGGACACGGCCGGGACCGGCAGCCAGAACGTCTGGCTCGTACGGGACGAGGCCGAGTTGACGACGGCACTGCACGAGGCCACCGGGCGCAGCCTCATGGGGCAGCTCTTCGCCGAACCGTTCTTCACCGGGCCGGTCTACAGCGCCGAGACACTGACGTGGGAAGGACACACTCGGCTGCTCGGCGTCTCCAGTCGAGTCATGTCCGCGGAACCGTACTTCCGGGAGGAGATCACGTCATTCCCGGTGCGCTTCCCGTCGCGGCGCCAGGAGGAACTGGAACGGTGGATAGTGCAGGTCCTCCGGGCCGTGGGGTACACCGACCGGTTCTCGCACACCGAGTTCGCGTTGACCTCGGACGGTCCGGAGGTGATCGAGATCAACCCGAGGATCGGCGGAGCGCTCGTTGGTGAGGGCATGTGCACGGCCCTCGGAACCAACGTCTACGAAGCGGTGCTGGAGACGGCTCTGGGCCGGCGTCCCGGCCTCATCGACGCCGAACTCCCAGGCGGGCCAGCCGTGGCCTTCGTTCTCGGCTATCCGGCCGCTCCAGGAATCCTCACCGGGGTGGCGGGCCTGGACAGGCTACCGACGCTGCCCGGCCGTCCCGCCTGGTACCCGACGAAGCGGATGGGCACCCTCATCGAGCACCTGGACGACAGCAGGGGGTACGCGGGCATCGTCTACGCCGAGGGAGAGACAGCCGAACTCGCCACGCACCACGCGGTCGCGGCGGCGAACGGCGTCCGGGTCGTCACCGAGGCAGCGCCCGGCGCCGTCCGGGGCGCTCCCGAGGTGTCAGGTGCCTGA
- a CDS encoding cysteine synthase family protein, producing MIHPHVADALKAPDLVRLDHGLVLLRFESMKIYSALGAVRHLLDEGVVRPGQTLMDSSSGIYAYALALACHRYGMRCRIVASTTVDATTLAQLEVLGAEVEQVRPSSDLKLDQELRVRRVKEILDRHPDRHWMRQYHDAIHYLGYQEVADRIAEELPGRPLTLVGGVGSGASTGGLAERLRTQDSRVRVVGVQPFGSVTFGSQDHHDPEAIIAGIGSAIPFDNVRHHLYDTVHWMNFTHAMSGAVALLKEHAVFAGLSTGASYLAATHESRHRPDRVHVVIGADTGHRYVERVYARHAEALDIASLKPAEVATPAAMTMPWSVMAWNRSQASAAHRTEAA from the coding sequence GTGATCCACCCCCATGTCGCCGACGCCCTGAAGGCGCCGGACCTGGTGCGCCTCGACCACGGACTCGTACTGCTCCGATTCGAGTCGATGAAGATCTACTCCGCCCTGGGAGCCGTGCGTCACCTGCTGGACGAGGGTGTGGTCCGGCCCGGACAGACCCTGATGGACAGCTCCAGCGGCATCTACGCCTACGCGCTGGCCCTCGCCTGCCACCGCTACGGGATGCGGTGTCGCATCGTGGCCTCCACCACGGTCGACGCGACGACTTTGGCTCAACTGGAGGTACTCGGCGCGGAGGTGGAGCAGGTACGCCCTTCCAGCGATCTCAAGCTCGACCAGGAACTGCGCGTACGACGGGTGAAGGAGATCCTGGACCGCCACCCCGACCGCCATTGGATGCGCCAGTACCACGACGCCATCCACTACCTCGGATACCAGGAGGTCGCCGACCGCATAGCGGAAGAACTTCCGGGGCGCCCGCTCACCCTCGTCGGCGGCGTCGGCTCGGGCGCGTCGACCGGCGGGCTGGCCGAGCGGCTCCGCACCCAGGACTCGCGAGTCCGGGTGGTGGGCGTCCAACCCTTCGGCAGCGTCACCTTCGGCAGCCAGGACCACCACGACCCGGAAGCCATCATCGCGGGCATCGGCTCCGCCATCCCGTTCGACAACGTCCGGCATCACCTCTACGACACCGTGCACTGGATGAACTTCACCCACGCCATGTCCGGCGCCGTCGCCCTGCTGAAGGAGCACGCGGTCTTCGCCGGGCTGTCCACCGGGGCGAGCTACCTCGCGGCCACACACGAGAGCCGCCATCGGCCCGACCGCGTCCACGTGGTCATCGGCGCGGACACCGGCCACCGGTACGTGGAACGCGTCTACGCCCGGCACGCCGAGGCACTCGACATCGCCTCCCTCAAGCCGGCCGAGGTCGCGACGCCCGCGGCCATGACCATGCCCTGGTCGGTCATGGCCTGGAACCGTTCGCAGGCCAGTGCTGCGCACCGGACGGAGGCGGCATGA
- a CDS encoding transposase family protein produces MLVYPSAIDLSSDHLRHLAGRLAARRREIGTRWRRITPGRQALLVLAHLRCGDTYAQLAAGFGIGVATVYRYVREAIEVLATLAPSLAQVMRTASRLAFVILDGTLLPIDRIAADTRYYSGKHKRHGMNVQVLTDPFGRLLWASPALPGSTHDLTAARTHGIIEALAAAELKCWADKAYQGAGCPVRVPFRGRRLKRWQRRHNSTHAKIRCLGEQAMATLKGWRLLRKLRCSTNRITDVVKAVLVLHHATA; encoded by the coding sequence GTGCTTGTCTACCCATCGGCGATCGACCTGTCCAGTGACCATCTGCGCCACCTCGCCGGACGCCTGGCTGCGCGCCGTCGTGAGATCGGCACCCGGTGGCGGCGCATCACGCCGGGCCGCCAGGCCCTTCTGGTTCTGGCGCATCTGCGCTGCGGTGACACCTACGCCCAGCTTGCCGCCGGGTTCGGCATCGGGGTCGCAACGGTTTACCGCTATGTCCGCGAGGCGATAGAAGTCCTGGCCACGCTCGCTCCCAGCCTGGCCCAGGTCATGCGGACCGCGAGCCGCCTGGCCTTTGTGATCCTCGACGGCACCCTGCTGCCGATCGACCGAATCGCCGCCGACACCCGGTACTACTCCGGCAAACACAAACGTCACGGCATGAACGTCCAGGTTCTCACCGACCCGTTCGGCCGCCTGCTGTGGGCTTCGCCCGCGCTGCCCGGCTCCACCCACGACCTGACTGCGGCCCGCACTCACGGGATCATCGAAGCTCTCGCCGCTGCCGAACTCAAGTGCTGGGCGGACAAGGCATACCAAGGTGCCGGCTGCCCGGTCCGGGTGCCCTTCCGTGGCCGTCGCCTCAAGCGGTGGCAGCGCCGGCACAACAGCACGCACGCCAAGATCCGCTGCCTCGGCGAGCAGGCCATGGCCACCCTGAAGGGCTGGCGACTGCTACGGAAGCTCCGCTGCAGCACGAACCGGATCACCGACGTGGTGAAGGCCGTTCTCGTCCTGCACCACGCGACAGCGTGA
- a CDS encoding ferric reductase-like transmembrane domain-containing protein produces MGGRVTLRGDLRLAVPDAAAAVGVTAAVFVFLYVRMESGTSATVAVMPFMDDARTYWIYLLSQAFGWSALLWAWGTVMIGLLVSGTRPEALRVSPQTLERWHRTTSLTTMALMLAHALMFAAELVRYEAQLGWAERLWAAFADSFVPGWYDSGTGQIAIPIGQAALYLAVPLGLLFYVRHRIGARTWRVLHRFVIVVYVLSVWHTLLYGTNVWYGEWPRTVLWLLQIPVAVLLLARLVGPARRSERLGKPESVRRLSGWTLRAAGRVVVAGVAVALLVVALSGRDGGRERPVEPPSTSPHPHHS; encoded by the coding sequence GTGGGAGGGCGCGTCACCCTTCGCGGTGATCTTCGCCTCGCCGTGCCGGACGCCGCCGCCGCGGTCGGGGTCACCGCCGCCGTCTTCGTCTTCCTGTACGTCCGGATGGAGTCCGGTACCTCCGCGACAGTCGCGGTCATGCCCTTCATGGACGACGCCCGCACGTACTGGATCTACCTGCTCAGTCAGGCGTTCGGCTGGTCCGCCCTGTTGTGGGCGTGGGGGACGGTGATGATCGGTCTGCTGGTCTCCGGTACCAGGCCTGAAGCGCTGCGCGTCTCGCCGCAGACCCTGGAGCGCTGGCACCGCACGACCAGCCTCACCACGATGGCGCTGATGCTGGCGCACGCCCTCATGTTCGCCGCGGAACTGGTCCGGTACGAGGCGCAGCTCGGCTGGGCCGAACGACTGTGGGCAGCCTTCGCTGACTCCTTCGTCCCCGGCTGGTACGACTCGGGAACAGGCCAGATCGCCATCCCCATCGGGCAGGCCGCTCTCTACCTGGCCGTGCCGCTGGGGCTGCTCTTCTACGTGCGCCACCGCATCGGAGCGAGGACCTGGCGGGTTTTGCACCGCTTCGTGATCGTCGTCTACGTGCTCAGCGTCTGGCACACGCTGCTGTACGGCACCAACGTCTGGTACGGCGAGTGGCCACGCACCGTGCTCTGGCTGCTCCAGATTCCTGTCGCCGTCCTGCTGCTGGCGAGGCTGGTCGGGCCGGCGCGACGGAGTGAACGGCTGGGCAAACCGGAGTCGGTCCGCCGGCTTTCGGGGTGGACCTTGCGAGCCGCGGGCCGCGTCGTCGTGGCAGGTGTAGCGGTGGCTCTGCTCGTCGTGGCGCTCTCGGGACGGGACGGGGGGCGCGAGCGGCCAGTGGAGCCGCCCTCCACCAGTCCGCATCCGCACCACAGCTGA
- a CDS encoding PepSY-associated TM helix domain-containing protein gives MTDTTGVPDARPAPPKAVAEHVAQKPPGTSAWSAMRPLVLRLHFFAGLLVAPFLLVTALSGMLYALSIPGEKLVYRHELSVSAPENGTRLPLEQQVEAARAAHPELEVTSVWAPAEAEDTTRVLFADPSLGASKSQAVFVDPYTAEVRGELVQYGSSGALPLRTWISEFHRHLHLGEPGRIYSELAASWLWVVVLGGVMLWIGRRRGRPGARGFLLPRRGMDKGRSRTLNRHAVLGVWAAVGLIMISATGLTWSTYAGARIGAVQDGLGSATPVLGAEFTPGEEGAAHDEHAGHEGHGGQHTGGSEASGPDVGLDAAVAAAAARGVDAGVVVTMPTDGQGYKVAESDKQVPVHLDAVSVDPRNGEILSELRFADYPLPAKLTRFGIDAHMGYLFGLPNQLALAALVGVLLLLIVWGYRMWWLRRPAGRTVGKPMPRGGLRALPVGLLVPLIAVVAFVGWFLPLLGISLLVFLAIDVLLGLRARRSPEGRPVS, from the coding sequence ATCACTGACACCACCGGCGTCCCGGACGCCCGCCCCGCCCCACCGAAAGCCGTGGCCGAGCACGTAGCGCAGAAACCCCCGGGGACGAGTGCCTGGTCCGCGATGCGGCCCCTGGTACTGCGCCTGCACTTCTTCGCCGGCCTGCTGGTAGCTCCGTTCCTCCTGGTCACAGCCTTGAGCGGAATGCTCTACGCGCTGTCGATCCCAGGTGAGAAGCTCGTCTACCGGCACGAGTTGAGCGTCTCCGCACCCGAGAACGGCACGCGTCTGCCGTTGGAACAGCAGGTGGAGGCAGCGCGGGCAGCGCACCCTGAGCTCGAGGTCACGTCGGTCTGGGCTCCCGCCGAGGCCGAGGACACCACCCGGGTGCTCTTCGCGGACCCGTCGCTGGGGGCTTCCAAGTCCCAGGCGGTCTTCGTCGACCCCTACACCGCGGAGGTCCGCGGGGAACTGGTCCAGTACGGCAGCTCCGGCGCGCTCCCGCTGCGCACCTGGATATCCGAGTTCCACCGCCACCTGCACCTGGGCGAACCCGGGCGGATCTACAGCGAACTGGCCGCGAGCTGGCTCTGGGTGGTCGTCCTCGGAGGCGTCATGCTCTGGATCGGGCGCCGGCGCGGCAGGCCGGGCGCACGCGGTTTCCTCCTGCCGCGCCGAGGAATGGACAAGGGCCGTTCCCGCACCTTGAACCGGCACGCTGTCCTCGGTGTCTGGGCCGCGGTGGGGCTGATCATGATCTCTGCCACGGGGCTGACCTGGTCCACGTACGCCGGTGCCCGGATCGGCGCGGTGCAGGACGGCCTGGGCAGCGCGACGCCTGTGCTCGGTGCCGAGTTCACCCCGGGGGAGGAGGGCGCTGCCCACGACGAGCACGCGGGACACGAAGGTCACGGCGGCCAGCACACGGGCGGATCCGAGGCTAGCGGCCCGGACGTCGGCCTGGACGCCGCCGTGGCGGCCGCGGCGGCCCGTGGGGTGGACGCCGGCGTCGTCGTCACGATGCCCACGGATGGCCAGGGGTACAAGGTCGCTGAGTCCGACAAGCAGGTCCCCGTGCATCTGGATGCCGTCTCCGTGGACCCGCGGAACGGCGAGATCCTGTCCGAGCTGCGTTTCGCCGACTACCCCCTGCCGGCCAAGCTGACCCGGTTCGGCATCGACGCGCACATGGGGTACCTGTTCGGCCTGCCGAATCAGCTCGCCCTGGCGGCGCTGGTGGGAGTGCTGCTGCTCCTCATCGTGTGGGGCTATCGCATGTGGTGGCTCCGGCGTCCGGCAGGGCGCACGGTGGGCAAACCGATGCCCAGGGGCGGGCTCCGCGCTCTGCCTGTCGGTCTGCTCGTCCCGCTGATTGCCGTGGTGGCCTTCGTCGGGTGGTTCCTCCCGCTGCTCGGCATCAGCCTGCTGGTCTTCCTGGCGATCGATGTGCTGCTCGGGCTCCGGGCGCGACGGTCTCCGGAAGGTCGGCCGGTGAGCTGA